The following are from one region of the Plasmodium gaboni strain SY75 chromosome 12, whole genome shotgun sequence genome:
- a CDS encoding putative 3-hydroxyisobutyryl-coenzyme A hydrolase, translating to MLKLNFIPCKNIGTFHDALTQHNIKFEKRNNFIFFHSFSSLRKYKLQNSEKNYFLNKLFFFKKEYKSYFHKFSNNLFLSSERKNEVIFHKMDKTNKNVQMIKHNIITSQRREKGMEEYTPIDGKIKTNNNNNNNNNNNNSNNNNNNSNNNNDIKTNSQHDKDKVKNNMIDLELSELWSKKSLIVNFENNICEIILNRPKKLNAINKDMINGLLNIIKSLDNDERCFMVIIRSANSNCFSSGSDVKYVVENKEQGIQHLKQLYLYINYISQMKKNLLCIWNGYVMGGGLGISIYSKYKVINKNAIFAMPENKIGFFPDIGCCYFFRKYFGRNIGLHLGLTSLRLNEVDLINFNVCNNYIENIDTFMNNLKNIKATNQDDFNKKLNNLLKNECVSKMSYNKSNNPVLTDELINNINTYYSSANTLEDLITKLKKDNNDFCKRLLSDIYSNCYFSCMFWFSYYLYNYEKSLEEVLNNDFKITQYFLFHKNSFERGVTEILVKKNKNFQWSKDEETNNADFEDIDDILMNKNLLSIKEEFTKMSE from the coding sequence ATGTTAAAGTTAAATTTCATACcttgtaaaaatataggAACCTTTCATGATGCCCTTACACAgcataatataaaatttgaaaaaagaaacaattttattttttttcattctttttcatctttacgtaaatataaattacaaaattctgaaaagaattattttttgaataaattatttttttttaagaaagAATACAAAAGTTACTTTCACAAATTTTCCAATAATTTGTTCTTGTCTAGTGAGAGAAAAAATGAAgtaatatttcataaaatGGATAAGACGAATAAAAATGTTCAAATGAttaaacataatattataacaaGCCAAAGAAGAGAAAAAGGGATGGAAGAATATACACCTATAGATGGTAAAATCAAAACAAACaataacaacaacaacaataataataataataatagtaataataataataataatagtaataataataatgatataaaaacaaatagTCAACACGATAAGGAtaaagtaaaaaataatatgatcGATTTAGAACTATCAGAATTATGGTCTAAAAAATCATTAATTGTtaattttgaaaataatatatgtgaaataattttaaataggccaaaaaaattaaatgcAATAAATAAGGATATGATAAATGgattattaaatataataaaaagttTAGATAATGATGAAAGATGTTTTATGGTAATAATTCGAAGTGCAAATAGCAACTGTTTTTCATCAGGCTCAGATGTAAAATATGTTGttgaaaataaagaacAAGGTATACAACATTTAAAACAGCTCtatttgtatattaattatatatctcaaatgaaaaaaaatttactATGTATATGGAATGGATATGTTATGGGAGGTGGGTTAGGAATTTCTatttattcaaaatataaagtaataaataaaaacgCTATATTTGCAATGCctgaaaataaaataggTTTTTTCCCTGATATTGGATGTTGTTATTTTTTCAGAAAATATTTTGGAAGAAATATTGGATTACATTTAGGTTTAACATCATTAAGACTGAATGAAGTAGATTTGATTAATTTTAATGTGtgtaataattatattgaaaatattgatacttttatgaataatttgaagaatataaaagCAACAAATCAAGACGATTTCAATaagaaattaaataatttattaaaaaatgaatgtGTTTCAAAAATGTCTTATAATAAGTCTAATAATCCGGTTTTAACAGATGAgttaattaataatattaatacatattatagTAGTGCTAATACCTTGGAAGACTtaataacaaaattaaaaaaagataataatgatttCTGTAAAAGGTTATTATCTGATATTTATTCTAATTGCTATTTTAGTTGTATGTTTTGgttttcttattatttatataattatgaaaaatCATTGGAAGAGgtattaaataatgatttCAAAATTACTCAGTATTTTCTGTTTCATAAAAATTCTTTTGAAAGGGGTGTAACAGAAATATTGgtaaaaaagaataaaaacTTCCAATGGAGCAAAGACGAAGAAACAAATAATGCTGACTTTGAAGATATTGACGATATTTTGATGAACAAAAATTTGTTATCAATAAAGGAAGAGTTCACAAAAATGAgtgaataa
- a CDS encoding putative vacuolar protein sorting-associated protein 16 yields the protein MNTNEWSTIDNTHYGKQKISNMLWSNDDILKDNAVCSGYLGLIAVLLNKDKLDNYKKEDNLKIYSNIGRLISSCRLNYDGLICFGWNKNNELVLLFKDNIVRVYSCFCEKIFVFSLDENIKNEGISYGRICEDGIIIITEKLNIYVNYGFSGTNCIKYPNVELKGKPFCVSHIDEDQLNDELNIEQNYFDTKPNNDILRLNIKNYITNTFEKKESPTQNLNSKNNVLIESKENYNIKWEQLEQYQIKEQNAKKKNTTNNNINYNDEDNDNYYFNNKMHKRILIKTTAYDLNNKTDVDAVEKIKTKDKQNKGKNDKNDTNENKNKSKNKDNNKGNNKELNIHLIITLCNGGFVLVNKYHYKYYDMDCSHPYINMSISKSGTILAFLADNGIIKIYLINNLNKCIEETVLDNKKTIKQIVWCGDDCLAVYIPMITPSNYIQHMLFIGGPQNQWIPYQYRHDLFLIGDLYGVKIISKEHFEYISRIRKSTFNIFSIGSCTPSAMLFYSYEKYKNGNICLDDEIRAFNNNLDIAIEECLNAATHEYDDNIINLLLETCLFGKNFMKTNHDSKKYLLCCLFLRICMNVRKPPLDIFITAAELQYITIPTFVHYLAKRKEYFLAYRICEYAGIKTDNILIEWCKEKIEKSIELTDEQLCSAITEKIGNKKNMDYSFIAFMAAKCLRPQLATVIIQYEENKKKQIDMLLKLANYRLAIEKAIISKDIELVYMCIVNILNQEKLNANGEKELTTLLHVLNNNSMNNMNNLNNNNINNNNNNNNNNSSSSSNISMLASNCFYVYCKKTKQYNLLKEFYEKNGQHSQAAFVTLDLAFSKKNTEQKKTWLAYSAGFLTTDQMNSHIKFVHTSIMNNIDLLNYQKELEMKYNKKLVAGYPHKIQGLSLMKTVEYTLSIGEFLDADNIFKKFKISEPKFWRCKIHTLAKNKYFDELYNFANYRVSPIGMDYFIECAHEYGSKQLTVKLIEKNKDLNSQYKWYTKLNMKKEAEEVLKQMNSQKITSSIFQTITDAISNIR from the coding sequence atgaatacaAATGAATGGAGCACTATTGATAATACCCATTATGggaaacaaaaaattagTAACATGCTATGGAgtaatgatgatatattaaaggACAATGCAGTTTGTTCAGGATATTTAGGGTTAATTGCtgttttattaaataaagacaaattagataattataaaaaagaagataatttaaaaatttatagTAATATTGGTAGACTCATATCAAGTTGTCGGTTAAATTATGATGGGTTAATATGTTTTGGATGGAATAAAAATAACGAAttagtattattatttaaagaTAACATTGTAAGAGTATATTCTTGTTTTTGTGaaaaaatttttgttttttcattagacgaaaatataaaaaatgaaggAATTTCATATGGTCGTATTTGTGAAGATggtattattataattacagaaaaattaaacatatatgtGAATTATGGATTTAGTGGTACTAACTGTATTAAATATCCTAATGTGGAATTAAAAGGAAAACCATTTTGTGTTTCTCATATTGATGAAGATCAATTAAATgatgaattaaatattgaacaaaattattttgataCCAAACctaataatgatatattacgattaaatataaaaaattacattACAAATActtttgaaaaaaaagaaagtCCTACACAAAATTTGAATtctaaaaataatgtaCTTATTGAAAGTAAAGAAAATTACAACATTAAATGGGAACAACTGGAACAATATCAAATCAAGGAACAAAatgcaaaaaaaaaaaacacaacaaataataatattaattataatgatgaggataatgataattattattttaacaATAAAATGCACAAAAGAATTTTAATCAAAACTACTGCATatgatttaaataataaaacgGATGTGGATGCAgttgaaaaaataaaaacaaaagaTAAACAAAATAAGGGAAAAAATGACAAAAATGACACAAATGAGAACAAAAATAAGAGCAAAAATAAGGATAACAATAAGggtaataataaagaattaaatatacatttaataataacattGTGTAATGGTGGTTTTGTATTAGTCAataaatatcattataaatattatgatatgGATTGTTCACATccatatataaatatgtcTATATCAAAATCAGGAACGATTTTAGCATTTCTGGCAGATAATggaataataaaaatttatttaattaataatttaaacAAATGCATTGAAGAAACAGTTttagataataaaaaaacaattaaACAAATTGTATGGTGTGGTGATGATTGCCTAGCTGTTTATATACCCATGATTACTCCTTCCAATTATATACAACATATGTTATTTATTGGTGGTCCCCAAAATCAATGGATACCTTATCAATATAGAcatgatttatttttaattgGAGATTTATATGGAGTCAAAATTATAAGTAAAGAAcattttgaatatattagTAGAATTAGGAAATCtacatttaatatttttagtATTGGAAGTTGTACACCTTCTGCtatgttattttattcttatgaaaaatataaaaatggaaataTATGTCTCGATGATGAAATAAGAgcatttaataataatttagaTATTGCCATTGAAGAATGCCTAAATGCCGCAACTCATgaatatgatgataatatcATAAACTTATTATTAGAAACATGTTTATTTGGAAAAAACTTTATGAAAACAAACCATGAttctaaaaaatatttattgtgttgtttatttttaaggATATGTATGAACGTTAGAAAACCTCCACTGGATATTTTCATTACTGCTGCAGAACTTCAATATATTACTATACCAACATTTGTTCATTATTTAGCtaaaagaaaagaatattttttagCATACCGAATATGTGAATATGCTGGTATTAAAActgataatatattaattgaatggtgtaaagaaaaaatagaaaaatcAATTGAATTAACAGATGAACAGTTATGTAGCGCCATAACGGAAAAAATTGgaaataagaaaaatatggattattcttttattgCTTTTATGGCAGCTAAATGTTTAAGACCACAGTTAGCTACTGTAATAATACAgtatgaagaaaataaaaagaagCAAATTGACATGTTACTTAAATTGGCTAATTATAGATTAGCTATTGAAAAGGCTATTATTTCGAAAGATATCGAATTGgtatatatgtgtattgttaatattttaaatcAAGAAAAGTTAAATGCAAATGGTGAGAAGGAATTAACCACATTATTGCATGTCctgaataataatagtatgaataatatgaataatttgaataataataatattaataataataataataataataataataatagtagtaGCAGTAGTAATATTAGTATGCTTGCATCAAATTGCTTTTATGTTTACTGCAAAAAAACGAAACAATATAATTTACTTAAAgaattttatgaaaaaaatggGCAACATTCGCAAGCTGCTTTTGTAACACTTGATTTAGCATTTTCCAAAAAAAACAcagaacaaaaaaaaacatgGCTAGCATATTCAGCTGGCTTCTTAACTACTGATCAAATGAATAGtcatataaaatttgtTCATACCTCCATTATGAACAATAttgatttattaaattatcaaaaagaattagaaatgaaatataataaaaaattagtTGCAGGTTACCCACATAAAATTCAGGGATTATCATTAATGAAGACAGTTGAATATACTTTATCAATAGGTGAATTTCTAGATGCcgataatattttcaaaaagTTTAAAATTTCAGAACCTAAGTTTTGGAGATGtaaaatacatacattagctaaaaataaatattttgatgaattatataattttgcTAATTATAGAGTATCACCAATAGGAATGGATTATTTTATTGAATGTGCTCATGAATATGGTTCCAAACAATTAACTGTTAAATTgattgaaaaaaataaagatttAAATTCACAGTATAAATGGTATacaaaattaaatatgaaaaaagaaGCTGAAGAAGTATTAAAACAAATGAATTCCCAAAAAATAACAAGTTCTATATTTCAAACAATTACGGATGCCATATCAAATATAAGATAA
- a CDS encoding hypothetical protein (conserved Plasmodium protein, unknown function) produces the protein MFNDDQNANNYFPTKLGIDRPAIDFTSSVCNFLKNDVYKRQFERRLYVNHPIYLRRIKPLFCYSNMIDRYDGVMSHLACSCLNKSKGMIVSLKWFNDGKRLLTGTQLSELCIWNGLYFNFEDMKRIPIGGGSVSCLEWSKNDNLFAGNSLGQIVILSSALNLLDNYAFEGLTKNVLDISLSCCNTKLAGCADTCNPIIWDIKTRKVIKDLKCKNIDTNNISCLAWNPINDIVASGNRTHTISFWDIRMNKPIISLNSHKANVNKIKWNNNGIYLLSCSKDSLIKLWDIRNFKLLYSYKNDQIQNNKFTANYEPTYIAWNPIQNHIFSSADNKGNIKFYSTNDNKCIQTILSAHGIDNKISSISLLDWNPLGHILTSFGDDKLLKFWSTSSTGSIHSKEIDAKSLVQVTNSGTFPNSRYINDEYMLDVNSNQSISDSDENDYQQNILNNNYYKVIDKKKKKKVKKKIKK, from the exons atgtttaatGATGATCAAAATGCAAATAATTATTTCCCAACTAAATTAGGAATTGATAGACCTGCTATTGATTTTACATCTTCAg tttGTAATTTTCTTAAAAATGATGTTTACAAAAGACAATTCGAGCGCAGGCTGTATGTGAATCATCCCATATACTTAAGAAGAATAAAACcattattttgttatagTAATATGATAGATAGATATGACGGTGTGATGTCTCATTTGGCTTGTTCTTGtttaaataaaagtaaaGGGATGATTGTAAGTTTAAAATGGTTTAATGATGGTAAAAGGTTATTAACAGGTACTCAACTGAGTGAATTATGTATATGGAATggattatattttaattttgaAGATATGAAAAGAATACCTATAGGTGGTGGATCAGTTTCATGTTTAGAATGGtcaaaaaatgataatttatttgCAGGTAATTCATTAGGTCAGattgttatattatcatctgCATTAAACTTATTAGATAATTATGCTTTCGAAGGATTAACAAAAAATGTCTTAGATATTAGTTTATCTTGTTGTAATACCAAATTAGCTGGATGTGCAGATACTTGTAATCCTATTATATGGGATATAAAAACAAGAAAAGTTATAAAAGAtttaaaatgtaaaaatattgataCCAATAATATTAGCTGTTTAGCATGGAATCCAATTAATGATATAGTAGCTAGTGGTAATAGAACACATACCATTTCTTTTTGGGATATACGAATGAATAAACCTATCATTTCTTTAAATTCACATAAAGctaatgtaaataaaataaaatggaATAACAATggtatatatttattaagTTGTAGTAAAGATAGCTTAATTAAATTATGGGATATTCGAAAtttcaaattattatattcatataaaaatgatcaaatacaaaataataaatttacaGCTAATTACGAACCTACATATATTGCTTGGAATCCTATACAAAACCATATTTTTTCAAGTGCAGATAATAAAGGAAATATCAAATTCTATAGTActaatgataataaatgtattcAAACAATTTTATCAGCACATGgtattgataataaaatatcatCTATATCTTTATTGGATTGGAATCCTCTTGGTCATATACTTACATCATTCGGAGATGATAAATTGTTGAAATTCTGGTCAACGTCTAGTACTGGTTCTATCCATTCTAAAGAAATCGATGCAAAATCATTAGTTCAAGTAACTAACAGTGGAACATTTCCAAATTCTAGATATATCAATGATGAATACATGTTAGATGTAAATAGCAATCAGTCAATCTCAGATTCTGATGAAAATGATTACCAACAAAATATACTAAACAATAATTATTACAAAGTGAtagacaaaaaaaaaaaaaaaaaagtaaaaaagaaaattaaaaaatga